From Stigmatopora argus isolate UIUO_Sarg chromosome 14, RoL_Sarg_1.0, whole genome shotgun sequence, the proteins below share one genomic window:
- the prl gene encoding prolactin isoform X1 gives MANRRCNDRKTFIMVLYMVAVCSGVPISDLLDRASQYSDKLHSLSTTLTHELDSHFPAMGRGIMPPPSACHTSSLQTPSNKEQALQVSESDLLSLARSLHQAWVDPLVVLSSSANTLPHPSQSKIINKIHELQEHSKNLGDGLTILTGKMDPTTLTISSLPYRGGNDIGQDKNSKLIRFHFLMSCLRRDSHKIDSLLKVLRCRAAKLQPHLC, from the exons ATGGCCAACAGAAGATGCAATGATAGGAAAACTTTCATCATGG TGTTGTATATGGTGGCAGTGTGCAGTGGCGTCCCCATCAGTGACCTTTTGGACCGAGCTTCTCAGTACTCTGACAAACTACACTCTCTCAGCACGACACTCACCCACGAGTTG GACTCCCATTTCCCTGCTATGGGCAGAGGGATCATGCCCCCACCGTCAGCGTGCCACACATCGTCATTACAGACACCCAGTAACAAAGAACAAGCGCTTCAAGTGTCT GAATCAGACCTCCTCTCCCTTGCTCGTTCCTTGCACCAAGCCTGGGTAGACCCCCTGGTGGTCCTATCCTCCTCTGCCAATACCCTGCCTCATCCATCTCAAAGCAAAATAATCAACAAGATCCATGAGTTGCAAGAACATTCCAAGAACCTTGGAGATGGTCTAACCATTCTGACTGGCAAG ATGGACCCAACTACTCTGACCATCTCCTCGCTACCATACAGGGGAGGCAATGACATCGGTCAGGACAAGAACTCCAAATTGATCAGATTCCACTTCCTTATGTCTTGCTTACGCCGAGATTCTCACAAGATCGACAGCTTGCTGAAAGTCCTCCGCTGCCGGGCAGCAAAATTGCAACCTCACTTGTGCTAA
- the prl gene encoding prolactin isoform X2, protein MANRRCNDRKTFIMVLYMVAVCSGVPISDLLDRASQYSDKLHSLSTTLTHELDSHFPAMGRGIMPPPSACHTSSLQTPSNKEQALQVSESDLLSLARSLHQAWVDPLVVLSSSANTLPHPSQSKIINKIHELQEHSKNLGDGLTILTGKGRQ, encoded by the exons ATGGCCAACAGAAGATGCAATGATAGGAAAACTTTCATCATGG TGTTGTATATGGTGGCAGTGTGCAGTGGCGTCCCCATCAGTGACCTTTTGGACCGAGCTTCTCAGTACTCTGACAAACTACACTCTCTCAGCACGACACTCACCCACGAGTTG GACTCCCATTTCCCTGCTATGGGCAGAGGGATCATGCCCCCACCGTCAGCGTGCCACACATCGTCATTACAGACACCCAGTAACAAAGAACAAGCGCTTCAAGTGTCT GAATCAGACCTCCTCTCCCTTGCTCGTTCCTTGCACCAAGCCTGGGTAGACCCCCTGGTGGTCCTATCCTCCTCTGCCAATACCCTGCCTCATCCATCTCAAAGCAAAATAATCAACAAGATCCATGAGTTGCAAGAACATTCCAAGAACCTTGGAGATGGTCTAACCATTCTGACTGGCAAG GGGAGGCAATGA